In Palaemon carinicauda isolate YSFRI2023 chromosome 1, ASM3689809v2, whole genome shotgun sequence, the genomic stretch TGGCTTCATCCATGCAGTATGGGCACTTGGGTTTTTTTACTTCATTATCAGTATATCATGTCTGTCCCTGACCCCATGGGCAGTCTCATATGTGAAACCACAGAGGGAGactggaaaaaatggataggaagTGGTTGCTATAGGTTCTATCATAAGAGGTGTGTATATAGTGATATACACACCTCTTATGAGAGAACTTATAGCAACTACTTCTTATCCATTTTTTCCAGTCTCCCTCTGTGGTTTCACATATGAGACTGCCCATGGGGTCAGGGACAGACATGATATACTATTTCTTCTCACTTTGGTCGCTCCATGAGTTTAACTAATATCttctcaatgatattctaagcaagaaacaaaagctaaaacacggCTCAGAGAAAGTATTGAACGGAACTCTGCACAAAACACGTCTACACTCTGTGGCACTCACTCACTTATTAGAGGCCACTTACTCTAAATGTTAATTGCATTAACAATGGAAAACCTAAGTGATTTGCGAAAACGTCTTCACTAACCACCCGAGGCCATGGAAATAAGTCTATAAtgttctgaaatatttcattttagaaaaaCAGCAAAGAGATCCTGTAACTAATGTTTCGAAGGCTATCCAAATGGCATCTGAACCAACAAAAgtgtcagaaaaaaaaacattcgcagACTAAGCATGTAAGTGTCAAGGAAAATCTATTAGAACCTCTGGGGTTTCAATATATGAAAAGACGGAATGTGAGACCAGTGACTGACTTTGATGATTTTGATGAAAAGGTTCTGCAAAGAAAAATTCTTGGTTTCTATAATCGGAAGGAAATTCCTACTTTTGACAAAGTGCTGgtagcaatggaaaaaaaaaaatctagattttacTGGAAGTTGAGAATCTCTTCGAAAGGTGATTAGAAATATTGATTTTCGCTATGCAAAAGTACTGTAAACGGTCGACAGTTCTTAATGGAGAAAGATGATTTTCTGTCTTTGCAGATAATTCTTTACaatgatatgcaaaaaaaaaaaaagaaaaaaaagaacgtcCAGCTACAAACCTAGATGAAACCTGGGTAAACCTAAACTAGTGTCGGTAAATGCTGGATAGATAAAAGCTCCTCAAAAGTATCAGGCTTAAGCTTAAACAGCTCACAGGGAAAGGGGGACGTTTTATTGTTTTGCATGCAGGTTCTAAAAAAGGTTTTGTGCCAAATACACAATTAATATTCCTTGCTATAAACGATGGAGTTTATCATCACCAGATGAACGGCATTGTGTTTAAATAGTAGTTACCTACGCAACTGTTCCCTACTAGTCCCGCATCATCTGTTTTAGTCATGGATAACGCTTATATCACTCTGTGAAGGTAGACAATCCGCAGACATTGTCATCTAAAAACGCTACCATCACAGAATAGTTTAGCAGAAATGGGGACAGAATGGTTTAGCACAGATGGGGAGAGTCCAAAAGAACACTTTCTAAAAGAGaactgttaaaatggttaaaaagCACACACACAACACTGAATATAAGTATGTCATTGACAAGATTGCAGCAGAGTACGACCATAAAATGATTCGTCTACTGCCGTATTACTGTCAATAAAACCTTATTGAATTTATATGGGGTAAGTGAAAAACTATGtagcaagaaaaaataatttcattatgaaaGACTTGAAGatactggtactactacaggaatcACTGGATAGAATAACAATAACTATTAGAGCAAAGCTGCAAGACATGCCAAGACTTTGCAACATGAAGATGCAAAGAAGGATATTGCCATAGATAAATTCCTTAACTCATTTGTCATTGATATGGACTCCTCTGATGACAACAAAGATCCGCCAGAAAGCAAATGTTTCTCTACCaagaatttatttatgtattgttaaaaaatagataaataaataaacaactgtttttgttttcctttaaaaGATAAGTGTAATAAAAGGTGCTGCGTATAATGCCAACATCTATAcagcagtatttactttatccattaatacaaagaatgatataaaatatatgtaaataatccaTATACAGGAAGGATTAAATAGAGTAGGGAATGAAAATAAGTACACTGTTGTAGAAGTAGAGAAGCCAACCTTTGATCTCTACTCCCTCGGTCTTAAAAGCAAATCTTCCTCCCATGTGTTTATTCTAGCTTAACTTCTGGTGTGCTTGTTTTAAGACTTGCAAAGGAAAAGGATTGAAAGAAGAGGATTCCTCCACTAAGTATTATGAGAAAAGCCACCACTCAATGGTCAGCTTCGATTGGAATGGGTATACTGGAGACCCTAGTTACTCTGTAAGCCTCTAGAGTAAAATTGTGAACACCAAGGGAGTAACCACAAGTGCCCAGCCTTGGAGGCTTGTTTAAAGGGCAAAGATTTAGTGGGTCTGATAGCCTAGATTAATATGAATTTTTAGTTAGTGTTAAAGTTTAGGCCAAATGCCAGACCGATCAACGAAACGTGACAATTAGCTGAAACCAAGGAAGCTACTTGTACTGGAAATGTTCTAAAAGATGGatcattaaaatatcattttgataattcaaataatttcaCATTACAAGttcatagatgttcccttttcttatGAATTACATTGTCATAAACTTTCAATCTTTACATCAGAGTACGAAATAGTCTTACCTAGACAATCTACAAATTCGAGCAGTCCCTTCAATACAGTTCTCATACTTCTGGGCTGAGGAtgctaaataataaaataaatatagcaTAGAAATTTATCTGTAATGCTCTCTCCAAACTCTCTAAATGAGCTTTAGCCACTTTAAGAAGACAAGACCTACCTATCTTCAGATACTCCAGATTGTTTTGTCAAATCTAAGATCAGTGGAAAAGAAGCATAATAGCTGCAAGTTACTTTGTGCGGAAATTAGGCTCCCTGTTTTCCCTGCGCATCATCACGTTCAGCTGCAAATTGGGTAAATGACTTGTAAGATCAACAGATATAGGCTTAGAATCCACTGGAACAGCCAGAACCAAGAGTTAAAAGACGTTTAAGTATATAATTAGAATCAGAAACTCAAGATCAGAGAAGACCTGACATACTTTTGTACTTTAAGCAGGTTATTAGGATATTCCAGAGTTTTGTGCAACACCCTGTTAAAAGGAagattatataatatttgcttcttTCTTCAAATGGCCAGATCAGAAATACCATGATCCAAATTAAAATGATGAAAGGATTCATAGTATGACCTTTCTATCAGAGCCAAGTCCTGAAATGAGTACAGTCATCATAACTTATGTGATACTGGAGAGAAGGTTGGAACAGACATGTCTTGATTCAGgtgtaaaactgaaaaaaaaaaaaacttgaagtctGGACTGCTGACCAAATTAAAAAGTTGCTTTTGCTCTGGAACTTGCAAAGAACTAGACTTGAGTGCAAAAATTGCTCTAGTCTTCTCGTTTAGATGAAGTGGAATCACCAATTGAGTAGAAACTACACTTCTCATAAATTCTGAGTAGAAGTAACTGATCTAACGATGGGACCACTGTAACAGGAGCAGCGTGCTCTGTGTCTGACAGTGTTAACAACAATGGACCTGAATAATGTATAGGTATCTAGATAACAATACTCAACATTAGTATATGGAGTGAGCATAGCAATGACAGCTGGAGCTCTATAGGATAGTCCAGCCATCGACCCTATTGTCTAACCTGCTGTATGTGGCAGTACATGTCCAGATCTGGCTATAGTCGAGAAGAAATGACATCCCCTTCCAAAAAGAAGTGGTAAGTCTCTTTTGCTTGTTCTCAGATACCAAATGAGAGTTGGTACCAATGGTGGTTGTATCCATATTGAACACTATAATCCCAAACCTTATTGGTTCAGACAAAGACATTAAAACTCTTTGCTTACTTTTAGGCACAGAAAAGCAAGTCATACTACAAGGAGTAATCACTTTTGACAATACAACCCCAGACTCTACAGTGAAACACAATAGTCTCAGAAATAGATGTATGCTCAGAATAGGCTACAGGGCATTCTTTTTTTAGGATGTGATACTTGTAGTACCGATTACTTCACACTTATTAGGTAattgttctttaataaaaaaaaatatttgaccccAGAAAATTCTGTAGCCTAGCATCaacacactccaaaatctaaacttTTAAAATCAGCTTTACTATACTAATAGATTttactttttcaaaaccatcttttGTAAATCCATATTCACTTTAAATCACTTATTGAATTTCAACCTGAACTGGGGGATGAAAGGGGAGGGAGAGTCAAGGGAGTAAGGAAAATGGGACTAATAAGAGCTGAGCCTTGAGCTAAAAGCCTTCTCTCAACAGGCATTTAGAATATAGTCTCTATTCGTTAACTCAAACCTAACCAACAAAGAGCATACTTTACTCCTACAAAACACACAATAGGAGAGCAGGTCTTCCCTACAACTTATGTATTGATAATCAATTTCCAACAAAATTACAGTTTTACATACCAAGAAGACATAACTCCATGattgtaaacaaaatgaaaatgagtaCAGTCCCCAGAAAATGTAAAAAATTGGAGAgaaaatacataagcaaaaatcAAGTTATCTTGTGTGATTCAACAAAAATGATTGGCTTTGTTTACATGGTAAGCAGCCAAGGTGGCAACTGGTTGATCCATTCAAAGGCTCTCCCTCTCGACAGCGCTGCTATCACACTCAGTTGAGGAGAGAAAATTTTTACCGACTAGGTCAAATAGCATTGAATTCAAagtaaaaaatgttaaaaataagtTCAATGTTATTGTAACTTACAAAACAACTCAGGTCCCAATTGCTTCTTAATAATGGTTATTAGGTATATCACTCTCAGAAAAAATTACAATCTTGTAAGTCATTGGTAATCAACATGTGAAACAATGTTTTTTCTGTGATGACTTGAATGAAACTCCAAAAATTATTGTCTAGTATTATTtggtatttattaatttatttacatgtatacaaaTTGTGCACTATTCCCAAACACATTTATTTCTTGAAAGGCTACCTGTTTTTACGGGAGTTTTGGTGATGTATGTTTGGTATAGCAATATAACTGGATATAAAAGCCATCAAGATTCCAACATTGCAGCAAAAGAAAGCTATGCTCTCAAGCCAGATGGGTATGAAAGCATTAATGGCATGGAATTCAAGAAGGTAAGCTGGGAGAAGCCATGAGACTTGAGCTGCTACCCACAAGATAGTTAGCAAAACTCCCTTCTGCCATGTCATAGCTAGGCGTGGAGCTATTACTGGTAAAAGAACTAAATACCATAAAAAATATTGAGATGTTACAACTTTGTTAAATGTTACAAACACCACAGTCTGTGTAAAAATGGCAAATGGAACATCTAATCGATTGCTGAATTTGTAACCAAGAGCAATAACTAAAAGTAGCTGGGGACCAAATGTTGCTATGCTTAGTCCAGGGATATGAAAATCAGATCCAATGTataagagataaaaatatatagaaaaattatgcCTGGTATCAGTCCTAGAAAGGTGATACAAGAAAGCTTCTTCTATGTACTGTTCTCCATACAAGAAAAAACCCAACCCTGTCATACCAAAGAATGAAATCATTGCACCTATTGCTAATCTTGCCTTACCATAGTTGGGAAGAAATTGCCTCCAAACAGAATCCTGATGATGATGACTAGTTAATGACAAATACATGGGAAGGGTGTAAATCACCGAGTATAGCTTGAAATGGACTGACAAGCCCAAAAAAAATCCTGACAAAAGAGTGAGACGTAATCTTAGCATGTACAAAGTCAACAGAACTAATACAGCCATGACGGCCTCGGCActtcctcgagttgaaactccaaTAACCAAAGGATTGTATAACCATAAGAATGAACATTTGACTGCTGTTGCTTTGCTCTGACCATCGCGCAAAAGCAATTGGTACATCAACTTTGAAGCAACAcaatcaaaaaaggaaaaaagaagctTTCCAAACATAAAATTGAAGTAAATATTTGGGAGTAGCATCCACGCCAGAAATGGTGTATACCTGTAAGTGTGCCTGTTGAATGGGGAGCCCTCATTGGCGACTTCATATGCAGCATCTGTAAAAACATGGTAGTCCACATCTGTATACTTTAAAACATTAGTTTTATCATGGTGCTCACCGTACACAATAAACATAAAACGAACTAAGAAACCTAAAAACAAGTGAATCTGAATGGCCTCAGTTGAACCGAATCGTGAGCCTCTTACACCCAGAGCCATTGCACAAAATTTAAAAACACTTGTACAGTACTATACAGCAAACCAAATACAATCAATTAGTTTTCAATAATATTTGAAACTGTACCCAGGTTGTGAAGAGtccatcataattataattttctatttcatgATACAAGTAACTTTCTATAAAAACAACTCTACTTTTTAAATGCAACGTGCACTAATCAATCCACATCTGGTAAGGTATATGTTTCTACAACCTCGTATTTAATCTTTTTGCAGACTCTTGAACACATTTTTTAAAGGCTTCAAATTCTTGAGAACAATCACCTTTCAAAACGTTTTCTCTGAGAGCTACACAACGTGCATATTCAGTTGCTACAGGTCCACATTGCAAAATCAACTTTGGATACAGCCGAAGACGATTTTGGGCTTTCTTGACTGACTCCATACTTAAATCTCTAAGTATGGCTTTGTTTACTTTTAACACCTTCAAAGGTATTAGTAGGCAATTCACTTTTCCTAATAAATATATCATACAAAGGACGGCTGAAGAATATTAAGAGCCCTGCACTGAGGAACAAATGATGAGCCTTCCTAGGATTATTTCTAATCCATAAAGATAACCAGCTTCTCCCTTTCGTCTCACCCtggaattcaaaagaaaaaaaaatgtcaagcataatacatcaataataaaaataaacaagagatATTACTGTCACAAAAAACTTAGGGATGAATAGCTTTCATATAAAAAGTAGAAGCATGGTGCCCAACCAGCATATTAAAATTTCAAGTCCCTAGTatggaatagtttttttttgttaaacCACAAAGATAACTAAGTTTTGTGAGCTTTCTCTAAAACCATTGAAGATACTTTATTTAATTGTATCTTTTTCTAAATAATCCTTAGAACCTAGTAATACAAAAAAAGAGGGGCAAGATTTGAattctatactgtactgtatacaaacTAATCTTATCTTTAATGATGAATAAAATCTAAAAACTTCTGTATAAAGtttccttaaaataaaaataaaagtattctcaACCCAAAAGAGAACATTCCACATTCTTCCCAATGACATACAGTATTTACTGCcatatgtgaataaaaaaaactaaatttttataataaaatgtttttcaATACTTATTTGTAAGACATCAAAGagatttgtttgatgtcggctacccccaaaaattgggggaagtgccttggtatggtATGATCTGTGGTACACCCTGCTTCCCTCCTCAAAGCTCACTCTTTAATATCattagaaaatttaaataattctcACTCTTCTTCACTCAAATTGTCTTTTCTTCCCAGTATGTGGCACACTAAGGTAATTATCACCACCTTAGGTACATTTCATATTACAAATCgaactcaaaataaaaataaaaaacctctGACATCACTAATCACTGGTGAGGAAGGAGGGTATTATGTGAAAcactagaaaaataagaaaatacattttattacTAAAATTCTGCTTATCTAAATGAATCTAGCCTGTGGTTCAACTTCCTGAATTCCACACTCTTAAAAAGGTGGATAAGTGAAGGAGAGCCTATAGAAACTAGAGTAGCTTAAAGTTTGAACACTTTATAAACAAATTTGAAAGAGCTCATCTTTACACTTGAACAATATCTATGGATTTAGCGAAAAAAGTGAAGTTACTGCTTCAACTAAAGAaaaacttccatctttctttctcAAGAAGGCAAGATTTCATAGTGAGAAAAAACTAAATAAACCAGAGCCATGAAGGACAGATGGAAaactattaaatatttaaaatttcaccTTCAATCTCCCTTAGGGGTAAAGTATCTAACATA encodes the following:
- the PIG-M gene encoding GPI mannosyltransferase 1, whose translation is MALGVRGSRFGSTEAIQIHLFLGFLVRFMFIVYGEHHDKTNVLKYTDVDYHVFTDAAYEVANEGSPFNRHTYRYTPFLAWMLLPNIYFNFMFGKLLFSFFDCVASKLMYQLLLRDGQSKATAVKCSFLWLYNPLVIGVSTRGSAEAVMAVLVLLTLYMLRLRLTLLSGFFLGLSVHFKLYSVIYTLPMYLSLTSHHHQDSVWRQFLPNYGKARLAIGAMISFFGMTGLGFFLYGEQYIEEAFLYHLSRTDTRHNFSIYFYLLYIGSDFHIPGLSIATFGPQLLLVIALGYKFSNRLDVPFAIFTQTVVFVTFNKVVTSQYFLWYLVLLPVIAPRLAMTWQKGVLLTILWVAAQVSWLLPAYLLEFHAINAFIPIWLESIAFFCCNVGILMAFISSYIAIPNIHHQNSRKNR